One bacterium genomic region harbors:
- the fahA gene encoding fumarylacetoacetase has protein sequence MNTTDPTLKSFLPVAPDSDFPIQNLPYGVARKAGCCDDERFVVSIVGDTVINLARLEEYGYFDTPELLGKTIFAQPTLNEFMACGKAAWQEARDTLSRLLRDDCPTLRDNPDLREAVLYRLDEVEMMLPVDIGDYTDFYSSREHATNVGIMFRGKENALMPNWLHLPVGYHGRASSIVVSGEPIARPQGQTKGANDSMPQFGPTKQLDFELEMGFFIGTGNKLGEPIPTTEAEEKIFGFVLVNDWSARDIQAWEYVPLGPFLAKNFATSISPWVVTMEALAPFRCEGPQQDPEPLPYLRTNGNSTFDITLDVLLQTATMNAPEKIAQSNYKHLYWNVAQHIAHHTITGCNLRPGDLLASGTISGPTPDARGSMLELSWRGTEPLTLSNGEQRSFLQDGDTLAIRGYCQGQSYRIGFGEVVGKVVG, from the coding sequence ATGAATACCACCGATCCGACATTAAAATCGTTTCTTCCGGTTGCACCGGATTCCGATTTCCCGATTCAGAACCTCCCGTACGGCGTTGCCCGGAAAGCCGGATGCTGCGACGATGAGCGGTTTGTCGTCTCGATTGTCGGCGATACGGTGATCAATCTCGCCCGCTTGGAAGAGTACGGCTATTTCGATACGCCTGAATTGCTGGGGAAAACGATCTTCGCGCAACCGACGCTCAACGAATTCATGGCTTGCGGAAAAGCAGCGTGGCAAGAGGCGCGTGATACCTTGAGCCGGCTGCTGCGTGACGACTGCCCCACCCTCCGCGACAATCCCGATTTACGCGAAGCGGTGCTCTATCGGCTCGACGAAGTCGAAATGATGCTCCCAGTCGACATTGGCGATTACACCGACTTCTACTCCTCGCGCGAACATGCGACGAATGTCGGCATTATGTTCCGGGGCAAGGAAAACGCGTTGATGCCGAATTGGCTCCACCTGCCGGTTGGCTACCACGGGCGGGCGAGTTCGATTGTGGTGAGTGGGGAACCCATCGCTCGTCCACAAGGACAAACAAAAGGGGCGAATGATTCTATGCCGCAATTTGGGCCGACCAAACAACTCGATTTTGAATTGGAAATGGGATTTTTTATCGGGACGGGTAACAAGCTCGGCGAACCAATTCCTACTACGGAAGCGGAAGAAAAAATCTTCGGTTTTGTATTGGTGAACGATTGGAGTGCGCGAGACATTCAGGCGTGGGAGTATGTGCCACTTGGACCATTCCTTGCCAAGAATTTTGCGACGTCGATTTCCCCGTGGGTGGTGACGATGGAGGCGCTGGCGCCGTTCCGTTGTGAGGGGCCTCAGCAAGACCCGGAACCGTTACCGTATCTCCGCACCAATGGCAATTCCACCTTCGATATCACACTGGATGTATTGCTCCAGACTGCAACGATGAATGCCCCGGAGAAAATCGCGCAATCGAATTATAAACATCTCTATTGGAACGTCGCGCAACACATCGCGCACCATACGATTACCGGTTGCAACCTCCGCCCCGGCGATTTGCTTGCGTCCGGCACAATCAGCGGTCCGACGCCCGATGCGCGGGGTAGTATGTTGGAATTATCGTGGCGTGGCACTGAACCGTTAACGCTATCGAATGGCGAGCAACGGAGCTTTCTCCAGGATGGCGACACTCTTGCGATTCGCGGCTACTGCCAAGGGCAATCTTACCGGATTGGATTCGGGGAAGTGGTAGGGAAAGTAGTCGGGTAG